A genomic stretch from Hymenobacter psoromatis includes:
- a CDS encoding ATPase/protein kinase: MPAPTLSAADYAQGLAAGQRGTLARAITLVESTLPAHQALAQQVLQVVLPRTGGALRLGITGVPGVGKSTFIEALGLYLVEKLGKKLAVLAVDPSSPRGGGSILGDKTRMPQLTLHPRAFIRPSPASGSLGGVARATREALLLCEAAGYDVIFVETVGVGQSEVAVHGMVDFFLLLMLAGAGDELQGVKRGIMEMADALLITKADQGNEQAARRAVRDYAGALHLFPPAASGWTVPVRTCSALSGAGLPEAWALVEQYAAQTQASGYWQQRRAQQQLQWLEEAVRQALEAQFYGREGVQSALPGVRAAVAVGQLTPWAAAGQLLGNG, encoded by the coding sequence GTGCCCGCTCCTACCCTCTCCGCCGCCGACTATGCCCAGGGCCTCGCTGCCGGGCAGCGCGGCACCCTGGCCCGCGCCATCACCCTAGTAGAAAGCACCTTGCCCGCGCACCAGGCGCTGGCGCAGCAGGTGCTACAAGTGGTGCTGCCCCGCACGGGCGGCGCGCTGCGGCTGGGCATCACGGGCGTGCCGGGCGTAGGCAAAAGCACGTTTATTGAGGCGCTGGGGCTGTACCTGGTTGAGAAGCTGGGCAAGAAGCTGGCCGTGCTGGCCGTGGACCCCAGCTCGCCGCGCGGCGGCGGCAGCATTTTGGGCGATAAAACCCGGATGCCGCAGCTCACGCTGCACCCGCGGGCGTTCATTCGGCCCTCGCCGGCTTCGGGCAGCCTGGGGGGGGTAGCGCGCGCCACCCGCGAGGCCCTGCTGCTGTGCGAGGCAGCTGGCTATGACGTCATCTTCGTCGAAACCGTGGGGGTAGGCCAGAGCGAAGTGGCCGTGCACGGCATGGTCGATTTCTTCCTGCTCCTGATGCTGGCCGGTGCCGGCGACGAGCTGCAAGGCGTGAAGCGCGGCATTATGGAAATGGCTGATGCCCTACTCATTACCAAGGCCGACCAGGGCAACGAGCAGGCCGCCCGCCGCGCCGTCCGCGACTACGCGGGCGCGCTGCACCTTTTTCCGCCCGCCGCCTCGGGCTGGACGGTGCCCGTGCGCACCTGCTCGGCCCTGAGCGGCGCGGGCCTGCCCGAAGCCTGGGCACTGGTAGAGCAGTACGCCGCCCAAACCCAGGCCAGCGGCTACTGGCAGCAGCGCCGCGCCCAGCAGCAGCTTCAGTGGCTGGAAGAAGCCGTGCGCCAGGCGCTGGAGGCACAGTTTTACGGCCGGGAGGGCGTGCAAAGCGCGCTGCCGGGCGTGCGGGCGGCCGTGGCAGTAGGGCAGCTCACGCCGTGGGCGGCGGCGGGGCAGCTGCTGGGGAACGGTTAG
- a CDS encoding lignostilbene alpha-beta-dioxygenase — translation MPVRHYPTLLTYLEGNRRRTPEFDDVALELVEGALPPDLVGTLLRNGNGHFEQHGVLYDHLFDGDGMVARFRFDGQRVTYRNRYVRTDEFVAEEAADQMLYRSFGTNLPGGLRANFGKTQFKNTANTSLIAHGGHLLALWEGGWPHAINPESLATLGRFDYGGVLRNPFGWLDRRITPEMPFSAHPKVHPTTGVLHNFGTVAGRKHRLVLYEVSPAGAARVAHVLPLADAHFAHDFVLTASGHQIFFLTPVAFDVFRAFVGLTSPAASIKVDTGQPTQIVVVAPDGTVHRLHTDFGFAFHFVNGYQDPADGTLVVDALLLGNYPDSASIKAYLAGNLPDDQPQARFVRFRLDLAASTVTRQSLGDCEGELPEIHPDHLGQPYRYTWTIGRPASSPLPLLDHLLKLDVHTGEVRHASAPGTLCSEPVVVPRPGATREDDGYLAYLRFDATTNTTDLLVAAAADLRPLARLRLPHNIPLGFHGLWQGGVGK, via the coding sequence ATGCCCGTTCGCCACTACCCTACCCTGCTCACGTACCTGGAAGGCAACCGCCGCCGCACGCCCGAATTTGACGACGTGGCGCTGGAGCTGGTGGAAGGCGCCCTACCCCCCGATTTGGTGGGTACGCTGCTGCGCAACGGCAACGGCCACTTTGAGCAGCACGGTGTACTCTACGACCACCTCTTCGACGGCGATGGCATGGTGGCGCGCTTTCGCTTTGATGGCCAGCGCGTCACGTACCGCAACCGCTACGTGCGCACCGACGAGTTTGTGGCCGAGGAAGCCGCCGACCAGATGCTCTACCGCAGCTTCGGCACCAACCTGCCGGGCGGGCTGCGGGCCAACTTTGGTAAAACGCAGTTCAAAAACACCGCTAATACCAGCCTCATCGCGCACGGCGGCCACCTGCTGGCGCTGTGGGAAGGCGGCTGGCCCCACGCCATTAACCCCGAGTCGCTGGCCACGCTGGGGCGCTTCGACTACGGCGGGGTGCTGCGCAATCCGTTTGGCTGGCTCGACCGGCGCATTACGCCCGAAATGCCCTTTTCAGCCCACCCCAAGGTACATCCGACCACCGGCGTGCTGCACAATTTCGGTACCGTGGCGGGCCGCAAGCACCGGCTGGTGCTATATGAGGTGAGCCCGGCCGGCGCGGCGCGGGTGGCCCACGTGCTGCCGCTGGCCGACGCCCACTTTGCCCACGACTTCGTGCTGACGGCCAGCGGGCACCAGATTTTCTTCCTCACGCCGGTGGCGTTCGATGTGTTTCGGGCCTTCGTGGGGCTGACCTCGCCGGCGGCCTCCATCAAGGTTGATACGGGCCAGCCGACCCAGATTGTGGTGGTGGCCCCCGATGGCACGGTGCACCGGCTGCACACCGATTTTGGCTTCGCGTTCCACTTCGTGAATGGCTACCAGGACCCCGCCGACGGCACGCTGGTGGTCGATGCGCTGCTGCTCGGCAACTACCCCGATTCGGCCAGCATAAAGGCATATCTGGCCGGCAACCTGCCCGACGACCAGCCGCAGGCGCGGTTCGTGCGCTTCCGCCTCGACCTGGCGGCTAGTACCGTAACCCGGCAGTCGTTGGGCGACTGCGAGGGCGAGTTGCCCGAGATTCACCCCGACCACCTGGGCCAGCCCTACCGCTACACTTGGACCATCGGGCGGCCCGCCAGCTCGCCCCTACCCCTGCTCGACCACCTGCTTAAGCTCGATGTGCACACCGGCGAGGTTCGCCACGCCTCCGCACCCGGCACGCTGTGCAGCGAGCCCGTGGTGGTACCGCGCCCCGGCGCAACCCGCGAAGACGATGGCTACCTGGCCTATCTGCGCTTCGACGCCACCACCAACACCACCGACCTGCTCGTGGCCGCCGCCGCCGACCTGCGCCCGCTGGCCCGGCTGCGGCTGCCGCACAATATTCCGCTGGGCTTTCACGGGCTGTGGCAGGGGGGGGTAGGGAAGTAA
- a CDS encoding pectate lyase, translating to MLLGFGLRHVFLLTTMASGWALRLGAPPAPAPLLAYPGAEGAGRFTSGGRGTAAVPTTVLEVTNLRDDNLPGSLRYAVQLSEKKAPARTIVFRVAGTIHLLAPLSFSKANTTIAGQTAPGGGICLADYPVTVHANNVIVRFLRFRLGDKNQNQGFKDGAGGDDAFGGNRNHRLVIDHCSMSWSTDEAFSVYEGDSTTLSWNLIGPPLNYSYHFEEGDKDYERHGFGGIWGGQHASMHHNLFVHCNSRTPRFNGSRYTHPAGFENCDFRNNVIYDWGENNVYAGEGGNYNIVNNYYKAGPSTKPAVHARLLNPYKLTKGNNPLPYGKFYLSGNYQDASAEVTAHNWRGVVMNEGIPADTALSKVTAPFDLGPVTTQTAAQAYDLVLAGAGASCPRRDTLDQRMVREVRTRTGRIIDVQGGYPHGTPYSVSQHAWPVLAAGPTPPDTDHDGLPDAWETAHQLNPKDAADRSKIGPGGYPMLEVYLTELAGK from the coding sequence ATGCTGCTGGGTTTTGGACTGCGCCACGTGTTTTTGCTGACCACGATGGCCTCCGGCTGGGCCCTGCGCCTGGGCGCGCCCCCCGCGCCCGCGCCGCTGCTGGCCTACCCCGGCGCCGAGGGCGCTGGGCGCTTCACCAGCGGCGGGCGCGGCACGGCGGCCGTGCCCACTACGGTGCTCGAAGTCACCAACTTGCGCGACGATAACCTGCCCGGTAGCCTGCGCTACGCCGTGCAGCTGAGCGAGAAAAAGGCCCCGGCGCGCACCATCGTGTTTCGGGTGGCGGGCACCATTCACCTGCTCGCGCCGCTGAGTTTTAGCAAAGCCAACACGACCATTGCGGGCCAGACGGCCCCCGGCGGCGGCATCTGCCTGGCCGACTACCCCGTGACGGTGCACGCCAACAACGTGATTGTGCGGTTCCTGCGGTTTCGGCTGGGTGATAAGAATCAGAACCAGGGCTTTAAGGATGGCGCGGGCGGCGACGATGCCTTCGGCGGCAACCGCAACCACCGCCTCGTCATCGACCACTGCTCAATGAGCTGGAGCACCGACGAGGCGTTTTCGGTGTATGAGGGCGACAGCACCACGCTCAGCTGGAACCTCATCGGGCCGCCGCTCAACTACTCGTATCACTTTGAGGAAGGCGACAAAGACTATGAGCGTCACGGCTTCGGCGGCATCTGGGGCGGGCAGCACGCCAGCATGCACCACAACCTGTTTGTGCACTGCAACAGCCGCACGCCGCGCTTCAACGGCAGCCGCTACACCCACCCGGCGGGCTTCGAAAACTGCGACTTCCGCAACAACGTCATCTACGACTGGGGCGAGAATAACGTGTATGCTGGTGAGGGCGGTAACTACAACATTGTCAACAATTACTACAAGGCCGGCCCCAGCACCAAGCCCGCCGTGCACGCCCGCCTGCTGAACCCCTACAAGCTCACCAAAGGCAACAATCCGCTGCCCTACGGCAAGTTCTACCTCAGCGGCAACTACCAGGATGCCAGCGCCGAAGTGACCGCCCACAACTGGCGTGGCGTGGTGATGAACGAGGGCATCCCGGCCGACACGGCTCTCTCCAAAGTCACTGCCCCCTTCGACCTCGGCCCCGTCACGACCCAGACCGCCGCCCAAGCCTACGACCTTGTGCTGGCCGGCGCTGGCGCCAGCTGCCCCCGGCGCGACACCCTCGACCAGCGCATGGTGCGCGAGGTGCGCACCCGCACCGGTCGCATTATCGACGTGCAGGGCGGCTATCCCCACGGCACGCCCTACAGCGTGTCGCAGCACGCCTGGCCCGTGCTGGCCGCTGGCCCTACCCCCCCCGATACCGACCACGACGGCCTGCCCGACGCCTGGGAAACAGCCCACCAGCTGAACCCCAAAGACGCGGCCGACCGCAGCAAAATCGGCCCTGGCGGCTACCCCATGCTGGAAGTGTATTTGACTGAATTGGCTGGGAAGTAG